One Candidatus Paceibacterota bacterium genomic region harbors:
- a CDS encoding type IV secretion system DNA-binding domain-containing protein, which yields MLEDNRVTYFAETNHRDKRVRFGIKHKDRRQHFYIIGKSGTGKTVLLNNLAVQDIRNGAGLCVVDPHGEFVEGLLAQIPKHRLNDVVYINPADPAFHTGFNVLELDDPEKKHLIASGLMGIFTKIWANVWSARMEYIMNNCVLALLDTPGSTLLGIPRLLVDKNYRQRIVANIKDPVVLTFWINEYENWQEKFRSEAIAPIQNKVGQFLSTSLVRNIVGQKKSTINLYDMMNERKIILLNVSKGRIGEDNSDLLGSMFITKIQLSAMERVRIPEKDREDFYLYVDEFQNFATDSFADILSEARKYRLDLIIAHQYIGQLAEDNSTKVRDAVFGNAGTMVIFRVGADDAEFLEKELTPDFLAPDMVNLPNYQIYTRLMIDGVTSRPFSAYTLPPAKAEGEVCTADEIIDASHKRYCRSREVVEREINDWSGMMPAGAEPAPKTDTPASVRPTNPTESSKPATNQTVPISSSLATNHGISGLASLGIEFEAEPGQRQAYSTASSANKSIPRPADSLMQRMARASTQFDSIKEIKKKIQKAGASSDLASALRLEVEPDEPKIPEASKPMVLKKLEEKGESNLSELQKTIKNVLEKDVLKRTVVTPLPTPMPPKPVTPPFVPKPVISQPVIPTPPPPTPPKVIIQAPEPAKQQVTNAPLQQVIKEIPEDVLRRTVQVTEDDKRQRFGNTKRP from the coding sequence ATGCTAGAGGACAATCGAGTAACCTATTTCGCCGAGACTAATCATCGCGACAAGCGCGTGCGTTTCGGTATTAAACACAAAGACCGCCGACAGCATTTTTATATTATCGGCAAGTCGGGTACCGGCAAGACGGTGCTTTTAAATAATTTGGCCGTCCAAGACATTCGCAATGGCGCGGGGCTTTGCGTCGTCGACCCGCACGGAGAATTCGTGGAGGGCTTGCTCGCCCAAATTCCCAAACATCGCTTGAATGATGTTGTCTACATTAATCCGGCCGATCCGGCCTTCCACACCGGCTTCAACGTGCTCGAGCTCGACGATCCGGAGAAGAAACATTTAATCGCATCAGGTCTTATGGGAATCTTCACGAAGATCTGGGCTAACGTCTGGTCGGCGAGAATGGAATATATAATGAACAACTGCGTCTTGGCGCTTCTCGATACGCCGGGTTCGACGCTACTCGGCATTCCGCGACTTTTGGTAGACAAAAATTATCGTCAGAGGATTGTGGCGAATATTAAAGACCCGGTGGTGCTGACATTCTGGATTAACGAATACGAGAACTGGCAAGAGAAGTTCCGCAGTGAGGCGATTGCGCCAATTCAGAATAAAGTCGGGCAATTCTTGTCTACTTCTCTCGTCAGAAATATAGTCGGCCAGAAGAAGAGCACTATCAACCTCTACGACATGATGAATGAGCGCAAGATAATCTTGCTTAACGTATCGAAGGGGCGCATTGGCGAAGATAACTCCGACCTTCTTGGTTCAATGTTTATCACCAAGATCCAACTATCCGCAATGGAACGCGTGCGCATACCAGAGAAAGATCGCGAAGACTTCTATCTGTATGTAGATGAGTTCCAGAATTTCGCGACCGACTCGTTTGCCGATATTCTCTCCGAGGCGCGCAAATATCGTCTCGACCTTATTATCGCGCATCAATATATCGGGCAATTAGCCGAAGATAACTCGACCAAGGTGCGCGATGCGGTATTTGGTAATGCCGGTACAATGGTGATATTCCGCGTCGGTGCCGATGACGCAGAGTTCCTCGAGAAAGAACTCACCCCCGACTTCCTCGCGCCCGACATGGTTAACTTGCCGAACTACCAAATTTACACTCGCCTCATGATAGACGGCGTTACCAGCCGGCCATTCTCTGCCTACACTTTGCCCCCGGCGAAGGCTGAAGGTGAGGTCTGTACGGCGGATGAGATTATCGACGCTTCGCACAAACGCTACTGCCGATCGCGAGAAGTGGTTGAACGAGAGATTAATGACTGGAGTGGAATGATGCCCGCCGGAGCAGAACCGGCGCCTAAAACAGACACACCCGCGTCTGTTCGGCCGACGAACCCCACGGAATCGTCCAAACCCGCCACAAATCAGACAGTACCAATATCATCTAGTCTTGCCACCAATCATGGCATCTCTGGGCTAGCAAGCTTGGGTATTGAGTTTGAAGCTGAACCCGGTCAGAGGCAAGCATATTCTACTGCGTCGTCAGCAAACAAGTCGATACCACGGCCGGCTGACTCTCTCATGCAACGTATGGCGCGGGCGAGCACGCAGTTCGACAGTATAAAAGAAATAAAAAAGAAAATTCAGAAGGCCGGGGCAAGCAGTGATCTGGCGAGCGCTCTAAGGCTGGAAGTCGAACCCGATGAACCGAAAATTCCCGAGGCCAGCAAGCCGATGGTATTAAAAAAGCTTGAAGAAAAAGGCGAGAGCAATTTGAGCGAACTACAGAAAACGATCAAAAACGTTTTAGAAAAAGATGTTCTTAAGCGCACTGTTGTAACACCGCTTCCGACGCCGATGCCACCGAAACCAGTTACTCCGCCTTTCGTGCCCAAGCCTGTTATCTCGCAACCTGTTATACCCACGCCTCCGCCACCTACACCGCCAAAAGTCATAATTCAAGCCCCAGAACCGGCAAAACAGCAAGTAACCAATGCACCCCTCCAACAGGTTATAAAAGAGATACCCGAGGATGTCCTCCGCCGCACGGTCCAAGTGACCGAAGATGATAAACGGCAGCGATTCGGGAATACCAAAAGACCGTGA
- a CDS encoding glycosyltransferase family 4 protein codes for MNSEKRVIIFSLAFYPFESGGEIAPRKIMELNPDIHFDVITWKFNTEWQSIETKNNITIYRIAWPTKYGYIVGGFLKAVRLTFKQPYDFSWSIMAGYSGGIALLYKIFFSRTPLLLTLQEGDPIEHIMKRVGILRPLFRLLFEKADAIQAISNYLASFGKQMGFRGMPIVVPNGVEVPVEVRPPNFSEVGPPQEIILISNSRLEKKNGFDIVIRALKVLPENIIFKNVGDGAERENLIKLAKELDVAGRVTLDQAVPYEQAIEYLKQGDIFVRPSRTEGLGSSFLEAMAQGVPIIGTPVGGIPDFLKDGETGIFCEPESPENFAQAVTRLVQNPALYEHVSKGGYELVKSGYSWQSVGMRMRNLFESLHA; via the coding sequence GTGAATTCAGAGAAAAGAGTAATAATATTCTCCCTGGCATTTTATCCGTTCGAAAGCGGAGGGGAGATTGCGCCGCGCAAAATCATGGAGCTCAATCCCGACATTCACTTCGACGTGATAACTTGGAAATTTAATACAGAGTGGCAAAGTATCGAGACCAAAAATAATATAACGATATACAGAATCGCCTGGCCGACAAAATATGGCTATATTGTCGGAGGATTTCTAAAAGCAGTAAGACTTACATTCAAACAGCCTTATGATTTTTCCTGGTCTATTATGGCCGGATACTCTGGCGGGATTGCGCTTTTGTACAAAATATTTTTCTCGCGTACGCCACTTTTACTCACGCTTCAGGAGGGCGATCCGATAGAACACATCATGAAGCGTGTAGGAATTCTGCGCCCGCTCTTCCGTCTGCTTTTTGAAAAAGCCGACGCTATTCAGGCGATATCAAATTATCTAGCGAGCTTCGGCAAGCAGATGGGTTTCCGCGGGATGCCGATAGTGGTGCCGAATGGGGTTGAAGTCCCTGTGGAGGTCCGACCTCCGAATTTTTCGGAGGTCGGACCTCCACAGGAGATAATTCTGATTTCCAATTCGAGACTCGAGAAGAAGAATGGATTTGATATCGTGATACGCGCGCTTAAAGTGTTGCCGGAGAATATTATATTTAAGAATGTTGGCGATGGGGCTGAACGAGAGAATCTAATTAAACTTGCGAAAGAGCTTGATGTGGCGGGACGAGTCACGTTAGATCAAGCAGTACCGTATGAGCAGGCGATAGAATATCTTAAACAAGGTGACATTTTCGTACGGCCGTCCCGCACAGAAGGGCTCGGTAGTTCATTCCTTGAGGCGATGGCACAAGGTGTGCCTATTATAGGCACACCTGTTGGCGGTATCCCGGATTTTCTTAAGGACGGCGAGACGGGTATTTTCTGCGAGCCGGAAAGTCCAGAAAATTTTGCCCAAGCAGTCACACGTTTGGTTCAAAATCCTGCACTGTATGAACATGTGAGTAAAGGCGGTTATGAGCTGGTCAAATCAGGCTATTCGTGGCAGTCTGTAGGGATGCGTATGCGCAATTTGTTCGAATCTCTTCATGCTTAG